TATTTATAGATTTACAATAGCAAATACATTATCTCTCATACAGGATGAAAATATACTGGAAGATTTAATAGAAATAATAGAAAATAGAATGTATGGAGAAGCACGAATTCCAATTATCTATAGACTTTATAAATTCAAAAATTTTCAGTTGGAGAAAGTTCTGGTGAAATTATTAAATGATAAGGAAGTTTCAGAAGTGGCAGAATATTCATTGAATGAGTTAAAAAAAATTTAGGAAATTAAAAAGTAAAAAAACGATATTTATTCAACATAAGTTTTATAAATATCGTTTTTCTATATTTTAGGCGAGGTAATTAACTAGTATATCAATAAATTTGTATTTTATAGGATATCAGTTCTAAATCTTATTCTTTTCAAAATAACGTGTATGAAGCAGTTCATGAGCATTATGGCTCATAGGTTTATCAAAATATGCTTCGTATAAACGCTTGATGTAAGGGTTTTCATGAGATTTTCTCAATGTTTTAGAAGTATCTTCCGAATTGATTACAGATATTCTCTTTTTAAGAATTTCAGTATCTCCATGGTGATAAGGCTGTCCACCTCCACCGATACATCCACCTTTACATGCCATAATTTCTATTGCATGATACTGGGATTTTCCTGCCCTTATTTCATTAAGAAGCTTTCTTGCTTCACCAAGACCATGGGCAATTCCTATTTTTAAATCAAGGTCTCCCACTTTAACATCTGCACTTCTTACACCTTCAAGTCCTCTTACTTCCTTATAATCTATTTTTTCAAGGCTTTCTCCAGTGTACCAGTCAGCAGCAGTTCTTAAGGCAGCTTCTATAACTCCTCCAGTTCTTCCGAAAATTACTCCTGCTCCTGTAGATTCACCAAGAGGTTTATCAAAGTCTTCATCTTCAAGTGAATGGAAGTTTATATTTGCATATTTTATAAGTCTTGCCAATTCTCTTGTAGTTATAACGATATCTGTGTCATAATTTCCATCTTTTGAGAATTCTTCCCTGTCAGCCTCGTATTTTTTTGCAAGACATGGCATTACAGAAACTACAACAAGATCTTTTCTGTCGATTCCTAATTCCTTTGTGTATATATTCTTTGCAACAGCAGAGAACATTTGCATTGGTGATTTTGCAGAAGAAGGAATATCTAGAAGATCAGGGAAATTATGTTCAAAGAAATTTACCCATGCTGGACAGCAGGAAGTAAGCAGAGGTAATTTTACAGTTTTATCTCCGGCTTTATATCTTGTAAGTCTGTCAAGTAATTCTGAAGCTTCTTCCATTATAGTTAAATCTGCTGCAAAATCTGTATCAAATACTTTGTTGAATCCAAGTTTTCTAAGTGCAGCAGCCAATTTTCCAGTAACCCCTGTACCTGCAGGATATCCAAATTCTTCTCCTAAAGCAGTTCTTACTGCAGGGGCAGTCTGAACAATAACTGTTTTCTTAGGGTTTGCAAGTGCAGCAAGAACATCCCATGTTGCATCTCTTTCAACAAGGGCTCCTGTAGGACATACAGCAACACATTGTCCACAGAAAGTACATACTGAATCTTTAAGATCCATTTCAAGAGCTGTAGAAACAACAGCATTGAATCCTCTGTCAATTGCTGAAAGAACACCGACAGTCTGTACTTCATTACACATAGTTTCACAACGTCTGCACATTATACATTTATCCCTGTCACGTATAATTGATTTTGTAGCATCTTTTCTGTAAGTAGATTCTTTACCTTTATATTTTATTTCTCTTATACCAAAAGATATTGCAAGATCCTGAAGTT
The DNA window shown above is from Leptotrichia sp. oral taxon 215 str. W9775 and carries:
- a CDS encoding NADH-dependent [FeFe] hydrogenase, group A6, whose product is MDDKKMVNVIIDDKHIQVPAGTTIHTAAKEVGINIPTLCYLNLKDFGCVNKVASCRVCVVEVEGKGNLAPACSTPVFEGMKVCTNSIRVLNSRKTVLELMLSDHPKDCLTCQKSGECELQDLAISFGIREIKYKGKESTYRKDATKSIIRDRDKCIMCRRCETMCNEVQTVGVLSAIDRGFNAVVSTALEMDLKDSVCTFCGQCVAVCPTGALVERDATWDVLAALANPKKTVIVQTAPAVRTALGEEFGYPAGTGVTGKLAAALRKLGFNKVFDTDFAADLTIMEEASELLDRLTRYKAGDKTVKLPLLTSCCPAWVNFFEHNFPDLLDIPSSAKSPMQMFSAVAKNIYTKELGIDRKDLVVVSVMPCLAKKYEADREEFSKDGNYDTDIVITTRELARLIKYANINFHSLEDEDFDKPLGESTGAGVIFGRTGGVIEAALRTAADWYTGESLEKIDYKEVRGLEGVRSADVKVGDLDLKIGIAHGLGEARKLLNEIRAGKSQYHAIEIMACKGGCIGGGGQPYHHGDTEILKKRISVINSEDTSKTLRKSHENPYIKRLYEAYFDKPMSHNAHELLHTRYFEKNKI